The proteins below come from a single uncultured Flavobacterium sp. genomic window:
- a CDS encoding efflux RND transporter permease subunit, giving the protein PPSVLVTAVYPGANAETVLRSVAPSLEESINGVENMTYMSSTASNDGSLAITVFFKLGTNADQAAVNVQNRVAQATSQLPAEVVQQGVTTAKQQNSFIMAIGMYTDDESKYDQTFVANYAQINIIPEIKRIPGVGSASIFGGTKDYSMRVWLNPTQMSTYKVTPNEIMSAIQDKSLEAAPGKFGERSTEVFEYVIKYKGKLTKPEEYENIAIRSNTDGSVLRLKDVARVELGSYSYNSLTRLNGKKGVVIGIIQLAGSNSNDIQVAINKLMVKASKDFPKGIKHNIFYSTKVSLDQSIEQVEHTLLEAFILVFIVVFIFLQDFRSTLIPAIAVPVAILGTFFFMQLFGFSINLLTLFALILAIGIVVDDAIVVVEAVHAKMEHKHLSPKIATHEAMHEITGAIISITLVMAAVFLPVGFMEGSTGVFYRQFAFTMAIAIVISAVNALTLSPALAALFLKDNHGTNRDAAYEKKGFKEKFFAGFNNSFDALTNRYVGGLRFLIRNKWVSLGGLALIAFATIVMVKTTPAGFIPTEDQGFIAIAVNTPSGTSLDGTQKVMTQAENTLRGLDASRFVTAISGFNLLTNSTSPSSAVVFVLLKPNEERGEIKDINKIMADVQGKLGAITGGSFFVFSFPTVPGFSNVEALDLVLQDKTGGKLDKFSGISQSFIGELMKRPEIAVAFTSFKADYPQLQLDINDEKANQLGVNVKDILQTMQTYFGSAQASDFNRFGKYYRVVVQADIADRADPSSIDRVFVKNKTGEMVPINTLVKLSRIYGSETASRYNLFNSISINAIPKPGFSSGDAIKAIQEVAAQQLPAGYGFEFSGQTREEISSGGQSATIFLLCLIFVYFLLAAQYESYILPLAVILSIPAGIFGVFVAIGLTGIENNIYVQVALVMLIGLLAKNAILIVEFAVQKRKSGQALVRASIDAAKLRLRPIIMTSLAFVVGLIPMMSATGPSAQGNHSISIGAAGGMVSGVILGLLIIPVLFIVFQHLQEKVSGKPVAVIHNEEK; this is encoded by the coding sequence CAGATCAGGCAGCCGTTAACGTACAAAACAGAGTTGCTCAGGCAACAAGTCAATTGCCTGCAGAGGTTGTGCAACAAGGTGTAACCACTGCGAAACAACAAAACAGTTTTATCATGGCTATTGGTATGTATACTGATGATGAGTCAAAATACGATCAGACTTTTGTTGCCAATTATGCCCAAATCAATATTATTCCTGAAATCAAACGTATTCCGGGAGTTGGATCTGCCAGTATTTTTGGAGGTACAAAAGATTACTCAATGCGTGTTTGGCTGAATCCAACTCAAATGTCTACTTACAAAGTGACTCCAAACGAAATCATGAGCGCAATTCAGGATAAAAGTTTGGAAGCTGCTCCGGGTAAATTTGGAGAAAGAAGTACAGAAGTTTTTGAATACGTTATTAAATATAAAGGAAAATTAACCAAACCCGAAGAATATGAAAATATTGCTATACGTTCTAATACAGATGGCTCAGTACTTCGCTTAAAAGATGTTGCGAGAGTAGAACTTGGTTCTTATTCTTATAACAGTTTAACACGTTTAAATGGTAAAAAAGGAGTTGTTATTGGTATCATTCAGTTAGCAGGTTCTAACTCAAATGATATTCAGGTTGCCATTAACAAATTGATGGTGAAAGCCTCAAAAGATTTCCCTAAAGGAATAAAACACAACATTTTCTATAGTACTAAAGTTTCTCTGGATCAATCTATAGAACAAGTTGAGCATACTTTACTTGAAGCTTTTATTCTGGTATTTATCGTAGTATTTATATTCCTTCAGGATTTTAGATCAACATTAATCCCGGCTATTGCTGTACCTGTAGCAATTTTAGGAACGTTCTTCTTCATGCAGTTATTCGGATTTTCGATCAACCTTCTAACGCTTTTCGCATTAATTCTGGCGATTGGTATTGTGGTAGATGATGCAATTGTGGTCGTCGAAGCCGTGCATGCGAAAATGGAGCACAAACACTTGTCTCCAAAAATAGCAACACATGAAGCAATGCACGAAATAACGGGTGCTATTATCTCGATTACGCTGGTAATGGCTGCTGTATTCCTGCCGGTTGGTTTTATGGAAGGCTCTACAGGAGTTTTCTATCGTCAGTTTGCTTTTACGATGGCGATTGCAATTGTAATCTCAGCAGTAAATGCTTTAACTTTAAGTCCTGCACTTGCAGCATTATTCTTAAAAGACAATCACGGAACAAATCGTGATGCTGCTTATGAGAAAAAAGGATTTAAAGAAAAATTCTTTGCCGGATTCAATAACAGTTTCGATGCTTTAACCAATCGTTATGTAGGCGGACTAAGATTCTTAATTCGTAATAAATGGGTTAGTTTAGGCGGATTAGCTTTAATTGCCTTCGCAACAATTGTGATGGTTAAAACAACTCCTGCAGGATTTATCCCAACTGAAGATCAAGGTTTTATTGCGATTGCAGTAAATACGCCATCAGGAACATCTCTTGACGGAACTCAAAAAGTAATGACTCAGGCAGAAAATACTTTAAGAGGTTTAGATGCATCACGATTTGTAACCGCAATTTCTGGTTTCAACTTATTGACCAATTCTACAAGTCCATCTTCAGCAGTTGTTTTTGTATTGCTTAAGCCAAATGAAGAGCGTGGAGAAATCAAAGACATCAACAAAATTATGGCTGATGTTCAAGGAAAACTAGGTGCTATTACGGGCGGAAGTTTCTTCGTATTTAGTTTCCCAACCGTTCCGGGATTTAGTAACGTTGAAGCTTTAGATTTAGTTCTTCAGGATAAAACCGGAGGAAAACTGGATAAGTTTAGTGGAATTTCTCAAAGCTTCATTGGCGAATTGATGAAACGTCCGGAAATTGCAGTAGCATTTACCTCTTTCAAAGCCGATTATCCTCAATTGCAATTGGACATCAATGACGAAAAAGCAAATCAATTGGGTGTAAATGTAAAAGACATTTTACAAACCATGCAAACCTACTTTGGTAGTGCTCAGGCATCAGACTTTAATAGATTTGGTAAATATTACAGAGTCGTTGTTCAGGCTGATATTGCTGACAGAGCTGATCCATCATCAATTGACAGAGTTTTTGTAAAAAACAAAACTGGCGAAATGGTGCCAATAAATACTTTAGTAAAACTAAGCCGTATTTATGGTTCAGAAACCGCTTCGAGATACAATTTGTTTAATTCGATTTCGATTAATGCAATTCCAAAACCAGGATTTAGTTCCGGAGATGCCATTAAAGCAATTCAGGAAGTTGCAGCACAACAATTACCTGCGGGTTATGGTTTTGAATTTTCAGGACAAACTCGCGAAGAGATTTCTTCTGGAGGTCAGTCAGCAACGATTTTCTTACTGTGTTTGATATTCGTCTATTTCTTACTTGCTGCACAGTATGAAAGTTACATTTTGCCATTGGCCGTAATCTTATCAATTCCTGCAGGTATTTTTGGAGTATTTGTTGCCATCGGCTTGACCGGAATTGAAAACAACATTTATGTACAAGTTGCATTGGTAATGTTAATTGGACTGCTCGCCAAGAATGCAATTTTGATTGTCGAGTTTGCCGTCCAAAAACGAAAATCAGGTCAGGCATTAGTCAGAGCTTCAATAGATGCTGCCAAACTACGTTTAAGACCAATTATTATGACGTCACTAGCTTTTGTTGTGGGATTAATCCCGATGATGAGCGCCACAGGACCGTCAGCTCAAGGTAACCACTCTATTAGTATTGGTGCTGCGGGAGGTATGGTTTCAGGAGTAATTCTAGGGTTGTTAATCATCCCGGTTTTATTCATCGTATTCCAACATTTACAAGAAAAGGTTTCTGGAAAACCAGTAGCCGTAATTCATAACGAAGAAAAATAA
- a CDS encoding TolC family protein — MKNYITKIVMIAILITTIISCKVSKDIETPKDAIPENFRSASVSKDTTSIADVEWKNFYTEKDIIQLIDSAVARNNDLQIAVKNIEIAQYRFTQSKWGNVPQVNLNVNASTSNPSDNSFTGKNLSQALGQKYIDDYSAGATLSWEADIWGKIKNQKKGAFASYLQSEEVKKALQTTIVANVSKGYYNLLMLDAQLDVARQNLKLNDSTTNIIKLKYDAGQTTSLAIQQSEAQKLVSAQLIPQLEQNIAIQENALSVLTGSFPNSKQRSIRLSTLEVKNNNAIGVPSSLVSRRPDVKSAELALKVANANVGITKADLYPTLRITAQGGVNSFEASNWFNIPASLFGTVAGGLTQPLLNNKKVRTQYNIALAEREKAVLSFRQSVLVAVSEVSDALVKVEKLQQQESFLKERVKTLQQAIKNANLLFKNGMAEYLEVLSAQANLLQSELELANIKREQLSANTDLYRALGGGWK; from the coding sequence ATGAAAAATTATATAACCAAAATCGTGATGATCGCTATTTTGATCACCACAATAATATCCTGTAAGGTTTCGAAGGATATTGAAACTCCAAAAGATGCAATTCCTGAAAATTTCAGGAGTGCATCGGTTTCAAAAGATACTACAAGTATCGCTGATGTGGAGTGGAAAAACTTCTATACCGAAAAAGATATTATTCAATTGATCGATAGCGCTGTTGCCAGAAACAATGATTTGCAGATTGCTGTTAAAAACATCGAAATTGCACAATACAGATTCACACAATCAAAATGGGGAAATGTTCCTCAGGTTAATTTAAATGTGAACGCCAGCACAAGCAATCCGTCAGACAATAGTTTTACAGGAAAAAATTTGAGTCAGGCTCTGGGCCAAAAGTATATTGATGACTATTCTGCCGGAGCAACACTTTCGTGGGAAGCTGATATTTGGGGAAAAATCAAAAATCAGAAAAAAGGAGCTTTTGCAAGTTACCTTCAATCAGAAGAAGTTAAAAAAGCGTTGCAAACTACTATTGTAGCTAATGTTTCTAAAGGATATTACAACCTGTTAATGTTGGATGCACAATTGGATGTTGCCAGACAAAATCTAAAATTAAACGATAGTACAACCAATATTATCAAATTAAAATATGATGCGGGGCAAACAACTTCATTGGCGATTCAACAATCTGAAGCACAGAAATTAGTTTCAGCGCAATTGATTCCGCAATTAGAACAAAATATTGCGATTCAGGAAAATGCTTTAAGCGTTTTGACAGGATCTTTTCCAAATTCAAAACAAAGAAGTATTCGTTTGTCCACTCTTGAAGTTAAAAACAACAACGCAATTGGAGTTCCGTCTTCATTAGTAAGCAGAAGACCAGATGTAAAAAGTGCCGAATTAGCGCTTAAAGTAGCCAATGCAAATGTAGGAATCACAAAAGCCGACTTGTATCCAACGCTTAGAATTACTGCTCAAGGCGGAGTAAATTCATTCGAAGCCAGTAATTGGTTCAATATTCCGGCTTCATTATTCGGAACTGTTGCAGGAGGTTTAACTCAGCCTTTATTGAACAATAAAAAGGTAAGAACGCAATATAATATTGCCCTTGCCGAAAGAGAAAAAGCAGTTTTAAGTTTCAGACAATCAGTTTTGGTTGCTGTTAGCGAAGTTTCTGACGCTTTAGTAAAAGTGGAGAAATTACAACAACAAGAATCATTTCTAAAAGAACGTGTAAAAACTTTGCAACAAGCCATTAAAAATGCCAATTTGTTATTCAAAAATGGTATGGCTGAATACCTGGAAGTTCTTTCTGCGCAAGCAAATTTATTGCAAAGCGAACTAGAATTGGCAAACATAAAAAGAGAGCAACTATCTGCCAATACTGATTTGTATCGTGCATTAGGCGGTGGTTGGAAATAA
- a CDS encoding Crp/Fnr family transcriptional regulator — MSTNHTKYLNDLKLKFESYAPISEQSWQLIKNIAEFHSIKKGEILLRNGQIAKEIHFIAKGALRAFITDSTGNIYNKNIFLEGDFAGSKTSLLQQTPSDFTIEALEDSVLINLNYKKYRALIDENNELKNYYIAYLEKNWVIEKEQREISLVMENATERYLHLLSKHPDISERIPLLHIASHLGITPTQLSRIRKTLEKDM, encoded by the coding sequence ATGTCAACCAACCACACCAAATATCTCAACGATTTAAAATTAAAATTCGAAAGCTACGCTCCTATTTCTGAGCAATCCTGGCAATTGATTAAAAACATCGCTGAATTTCATTCGATAAAAAAAGGAGAAATACTTTTAAGAAACGGACAAATTGCTAAAGAAATTCATTTTATAGCCAAAGGTGCTCTGCGAGCTTTTATTACCGATTCTACAGGGAATATTTATAATAAAAATATTTTTCTCGAAGGCGATTTCGCAGGTTCTAAAACTTCTTTACTCCAACAAACTCCTTCTGATTTTACTATAGAAGCACTTGAAGATTCTGTTTTGATCAATCTTAATTACAAAAAATACAGAGCATTAATTGATGAAAACAATGAGCTTAAAAACTATTATATTGCCTATCTGGAAAAGAATTGGGTAATTGAGAAAGAACAGCGCGAAATTTCATTGGTTATGGAAAATGCAACCGAAAGATATCTGCATCTTTTATCCAAACATCCTGACATTTCAGAAAGAATTCCGCTGCTTCATATTGCCTCACATTTAGGAATTACTCCAACGCAATTAAGCCGAATTAGAAAAACTCTCGAAAAAGATATGTAA
- a CDS encoding GNAT family N-acetyltransferase encodes MKNINLIEDNINNLTGLWKTVGAPFLSYHKNETFEYSKIENSGWPNKLWLRRDISKKDLPDIIKTMQSNSGLALPYWDIFGTKSNEILDAYGFEIKTEQVAMALKLDQKFTLQHNLSFKRVSNEQDAKIWADLYPNAFGYVISKEILIHNHNDVHFYLVSLENQPIGTFMLFQTQNNIGIHGVGVIPEMRRKGLAEEIMKFALNLSIDLKADYALLQASAMGKDIYTRLGFEDLFVIKNYVLKA; translated from the coding sequence ATGAAAAATATAAACCTAATCGAAGACAACATAAATAATCTTACCGGTTTATGGAAAACCGTTGGTGCCCCTTTCCTATCCTATCATAAAAATGAAACTTTCGAATACTCTAAAATCGAAAATTCAGGCTGGCCCAATAAATTATGGCTTCGCAGAGATATTTCTAAAAAAGATTTGCCCGATATTATCAAAACCATGCAATCTAATTCAGGTTTGGCTTTGCCTTATTGGGATATATTCGGAACAAAATCTAATGAAATACTAGATGCCTACGGTTTCGAAATAAAAACGGAACAAGTGGCAATGGCATTAAAATTAGATCAAAAATTTACTTTACAGCATAATCTAAGTTTCAAAAGAGTTTCTAATGAACAGGATGCTAAAATTTGGGCAGATTTATATCCAAATGCTTTTGGTTACGTAATCAGCAAAGAAATCCTGATTCATAATCATAATGATGTTCACTTTTATCTGGTTTCTCTCGAAAATCAGCCAATTGGAACTTTTATGCTTTTTCAAACTCAAAACAATATCGGAATCCACGGCGTTGGCGTAATCCCGGAAATGCGCAGAAAAGGTCTTGCTGAAGAAATCATGAAATTTGCCCTTAATCTTTCTATAGATTTAAAAGCTGATTATGCTTTACTGCAAGCCTCTGCAATGGGAAAGGATATTTATACCAGATTGGGCTTTGAAGATTTGTTTGTGATTAAGAATTATGTTTTGAAGGCTTAA
- a CDS encoding DoxX family protein yields MKKAKIIFWITTIIIFLFEGVMPALFSQSQEAKEGIRHLGYPEYFGNALVVFKILGVLILVIPSIPKNVKEWAYAGFGFDFIFASISYFVIKGVGFEAFFPLIFLVILAISYIYYHKIERYKNIAL; encoded by the coding sequence ATGAAGAAAGCAAAAATTATTTTCTGGATTACTACAATTATTATTTTCCTATTTGAAGGTGTAATGCCGGCGCTGTTTTCTCAAAGTCAGGAGGCTAAAGAGGGAATCAGACATTTAGGATATCCTGAATATTTTGGAAACGCCTTAGTCGTTTTTAAAATTCTGGGAGTTTTAATTTTAGTGATTCCATCAATTCCTAAAAACGTAAAAGAATGGGCTTATGCCGGATTTGGTTTCGATTTTATATTCGCATCAATAAGTTATTTTGTAATTAAAGGAGTTGGATTCGAAGCATTTTTTCCCTTAATCTTTTTAGTGATTCTGGCGATTTCTTATATATATTATCATAAAATTGAGCGATATAAAAATATCGCTCTATAA
- a CDS encoding VOC family protein has product MNLPENHQSIMPYLILNGASNFIDFTQKVFNAKKLGTEASREDGTIMHAEIILDGSTIMVADETKDWTKQTSNLFVYVPNADETYKKALDHGATSLMGLSNQEYGRTCGVTDPFGNVWWITSVIK; this is encoded by the coding sequence ATGAATTTACCCGAAAATCATCAAAGTATTATGCCCTATTTAATTTTAAATGGTGCTTCAAATTTCATCGATTTTACCCAAAAAGTCTTCAATGCCAAAAAATTAGGTACAGAAGCTTCACGCGAAGACGGAACCATTATGCACGCCGAAATTATTCTTGACGGAAGTACCATTATGGTTGCTGATGAAACTAAAGACTGGACAAAACAAACCTCTAACTTGTTTGTTTATGTGCCTAATGCAGACGAAACTTATAAAAAAGCATTAGATCATGGTGCCACAAGTTTAATGGGATTAAGCAATCAGGAATATGGCAGAACCTGTGGGGTAACAGATCCTTTTGGAAATGTTTGGTGGATAACATCTGTTATCAAATAA
- a CDS encoding DinB family protein, translating into MSATIQKDIVETFKNLNGILSSFSEEEINSVPFKGSWTPGQVVQHIILGNSGYPELFAGKTQKTIRKHDEHVKELEAIFLNFNTKMDAPDFLRPEIKNYDKNSLTLSLHQIESDLLSASKNNDLTLTCLDFNVPGFENFTIHEWINFALIHSQRHTNQLQKIHHYITTL; encoded by the coding sequence ATGAGCGCAACAATTCAAAAAGATATAGTTGAAACATTTAAAAATCTAAATGGGATACTCTCTTCTTTTTCTGAAGAAGAAATAAATTCTGTGCCATTTAAAGGAAGTTGGACACCTGGTCAGGTCGTGCAGCATATAATCCTGGGAAACTCAGGATATCCCGAATTATTTGCCGGAAAAACACAAAAAACAATCCGAAAACATGACGAACATGTAAAAGAACTCGAGGCTATTTTTCTCAATTTCAATACTAAAATGGATGCGCCGGATTTCCTAAGACCTGAAATAAAAAACTACGATAAAAATTCGTTAACTTTATCGCTGCATCAAATAGAATCTGATTTGTTAAGTGCATCCAAAAACAATGATTTAACACTAACTTGTCTCGATTTTAATGTTCCGGGATTTGAAAATTTTACGATACATGAATGGATTAATTTCGCTCTTATTCATTCTCAAAGGCATACTAATCAACTACAAAAAATTCATCATTATATAACAACATTATAA
- a CDS encoding DUF1440 domain-containing protein: MTSKSGTIFLSGLIAGTLDILAAFFFYALLFQKTTPIKILQSIASGIFKKEAYSGGSQMALYGLLLHYFIAFIFAWFYFTIYPYFSYIKKNTLLSGIFYGIFVWIAMNLVVLPVVFPVLPEKHLDFPLILSILILIFCIGIPIAFITRKYYSLHR; this comes from the coding sequence ATGACATCAAAATCAGGAACCATATTTTTGTCGGGGTTAATTGCCGGAACACTCGATATACTTGCTGCATTTTTTTTCTACGCTCTACTATTTCAAAAAACAACACCTATAAAAATTCTGCAATCTATTGCAAGCGGAATCTTTAAAAAGGAAGCCTACAGCGGCGGTTCGCAAATGGCATTATACGGATTATTATTGCACTACTTTATTGCTTTTATTTTTGCCTGGTTTTATTTTACAATTTATCCTTACTTCTCCTATATAAAAAAGAATACGCTGTTGTCCGGAATCTTTTATGGCATTTTTGTCTGGATTGCTATGAATCTGGTTGTTTTGCCAGTGGTATTTCCGGTATTGCCAGAAAAACATTTAGATTTTCCTTTAATTCTTTCGATCTTAATTCTGATTTTCTGCATCGGAATTCCAATTGCTTTTATAACTCGAAAATATTACTCTTTACACAGGTAG